The following are from one region of the Streptomyces changanensis genome:
- the thyX gene encoding FAD-dependent thymidylate synthase → MTDTPAATPQQPEEPPALRPSFRSDVTVELVKHSAADSDVLWAARVSTAGEQSLDELSKDPERSKGLINYLMRDRHGSPFEHNSMTFFISAPIFVFREFMRHRVGWSYNEESGRYRELEPVFYVPDTDRKLVQEGRPGKYVFVEGTEQQHKLVSHTMEESYVRAYTAYQEMLAAGVAREVARAVLPVGLFSSMYATCNARSLMHFLGLRTQHELAKVPSFPQREIEMVGERMEAEWAKLMPLTHAAFNKNGRVAP, encoded by the coding sequence GTGACCGACACCCCCGCCGCGACCCCCCAGCAGCCCGAGGAGCCCCCGGCGCTCCGGCCGAGCTTCCGCAGCGACGTGACCGTCGAGCTGGTCAAGCACAGTGCGGCCGACTCCGACGTGCTGTGGGCGGCGCGGGTCTCGACGGCGGGCGAGCAGTCCCTCGACGAGCTGAGCAAGGACCCGGAGCGCTCCAAGGGCCTGATCAACTACCTGATGCGGGACCGGCACGGCAGCCCCTTCGAGCACAACTCGATGACCTTCTTCATCAGCGCCCCCATCTTCGTGTTCCGCGAGTTCATGCGGCACCGCGTGGGCTGGTCGTACAACGAGGAGTCGGGCCGCTACCGGGAGCTGGAGCCGGTCTTCTACGTCCCGGACACCGACCGGAAGCTGGTCCAGGAGGGCCGCCCGGGCAAGTACGTCTTCGTCGAGGGCACGGAGCAGCAGCACAAGCTGGTCTCCCACACGATGGAGGAGTCGTACGTGCGGGCGTACACCGCGTACCAGGAGATGCTGGCTGCCGGCGTCGCCCGCGAGGTGGCCCGCGCGGTTCTGCCGGTCGGCTTGTTCTCGTCCATGTACGCCACGTGCAACGCCCGCTCGCTGATGCACTTCCTCGGGCTGCGCACCCAGCACGAGCTGGCCAAGGTGCCGTCGTTCCCGCAGCGCGAGATCGAGATGGTCGGGGAGCGGATGGAGGCCGAGTGGGCGAAGCTCATGCCGCTCACCCACGCCGCCTTCAACAAGAACGGCCGCGTGGCGCCGTAG
- the dapA gene encoding 4-hydroxy-tetrahydrodipicolinate synthase, producing MAPISTPQTPFGRVLTAMVTPFTADGGLDIDGAQRLAAHLVDAGNDGLIVNGTTGESPTTSDAEKDQLVRAVLEAVGDRAHVVAGIGTNDTRHTLELARAAERAGAHGLLAVTPYYNKPPQEGLYRHFSAIADATELPVMLYDIPGRSGVPIDTQTIVRLAEHPRIVANKDAKGDLGRASWAIARSGLAWYSGDDMLNLPLLSVGAVGFVSVVGHVVTPELRALLDAHLTGDVQKATEIHQQLLPVYTGMFRTQGVITTKAALALQGLPAGPLRLPLVELSPAETAQLRSDLAAGGVEV from the coding sequence ATGGCTCCGATCTCCACTCCGCAGACCCCCTTCGGGAGGGTCCTCACCGCCATGGTCACGCCGTTCACGGCGGACGGCGGACTCGACATCGACGGCGCTCAGCGGCTCGCCGCCCACCTCGTCGACGCAGGCAACGACGGCCTGATCGTCAACGGCACCACCGGCGAGTCCCCGACCACCAGCGACGCGGAGAAAGACCAGCTCGTACGGGCGGTCCTGGAGGCCGTGGGCGACCGGGCCCACGTCGTCGCCGGCATCGGCACCAACGACACCCGGCACACCCTGGAGCTCGCCCGCGCCGCCGAACGCGCCGGCGCGCACGGCCTGCTCGCCGTCACGCCGTACTACAACAAGCCCCCGCAAGAGGGCCTGTACCGTCACTTCTCGGCCATCGCCGACGCCACCGAGCTGCCCGTGATGCTCTACGACATCCCCGGCCGCAGCGGCGTCCCGATCGACACGCAGACGATCGTCCGCCTCGCCGAGCACCCGCGCATCGTCGCCAACAAGGACGCCAAGGGCGACCTGGGCCGCGCCAGCTGGGCCATCGCCCGCTCCGGCCTCGCCTGGTACTCCGGCGACGACATGCTCAACCTGCCGCTGCTCTCCGTGGGCGCCGTCGGCTTCGTCTCCGTCGTCGGCCACGTCGTCACCCCCGAGCTGCGCGCCCTCCTGGACGCCCATCTCACCGGCGACGTCCAGAAGGCGACCGAGATCCACCAGCAGCTGCTCCCCGTCTACACCGGCATGTTCCGCACCCAGGGCGTGATCACCACCAAGGCCGCCCTGGCCCTCCAGGGACTCCCGGCCGGCCCGCTGCGCCTGCCCCTGGTGGAACTCTCCCCGGCCGAGACCGCCCAGCTCAGGAGCGACCTCGCCGCCGGCGGGGTAGAGGTGTGA